Part of the Paenibacillus aurantius genome, AACGGATCCCGGCGGCTGGACGGAAGTAGAATATCCTCTTGTCGATAGGAGTCAAAAAAAGATTTTGCCGCTATATACGGGTCGTGCGGCTCCTTCACGCTGATGACGGCGGCCCAAGGTGCAGACCGGTCTTGCTGACTTCTTATAAATTCGATTCCCTTGCTGTAGAGAAAATAAGGTTCGGAAGCTTCTGCAGGCTCATCGCAAATACCGTAATGCACGACCGAATGATATCCCTGTTTAACAAGAGTATGCTGATGCAGAAGGTGTGGCTTTCTCGGAAGACCCAGCGATTCGCGGTACTTGATATATTCTTCCGATTGACAGGAAAGGGAGATGTCGAATCCGAAGGCATGAGGGTTATCCGAGCGTTCAATATGCCATTTGCCAAAATAGCCCGTATGATAGCCGGCCTGCTTCAAAACCTGCGACCACATCGGAAAGCCGGGCTGAAGGTCTGCGCGGTAGCTGGGCACATTATGCGTCACATCGACCATGCCGTGGCGGCTCGGATAGAGACCTGTCATCAGGCTGGCCCTTGCTGGCGAACAGATCGGATTAGGAGTGTAAGCGCGAGTAAAACGCACCCCTGATTTTGCTAAAAGATCGAGGTTTGGGGTTCGACATACGGTGCTTTTCTCAATCGTGTCGGCTCTTTGCTGGTCAGTGATCAAAAGGAGAATATTCATTGTTCTCGATCACCAGCTAAATCCACCTTTCGGGACCGCTGATTACTCCTTTCTCTGATAAAATAAAGCTGGCCAGCTTAAGCGGCGGCTGCGGATAAGACAAGCGGACTTCCGGCCTCGCCGCTGGATGTCGAACCATGGCGTTCCTGAAAGAATACTTCCATGCTGCTCCTCAAAATCCTTTCTCCGTACAACATCTCAATCTTTTTCCTTTTATTTAAAAGGTTTAATGATCCCGATACAAATTGATTAGATCTTTCAATGCCGCTGCAGCTGCCCCTCGAGGACTGGAGGAACCCCCCAGCACACAAACTTCCCCCATGGTATCCGTTTGGAAAACGATACCTTTATTGGTATCGTCAACGGCGGCCAACAGATGACCGGGACCGATTTCCATAGGAGCGATGCTAATGTGAACGTTCCCCTCCTGTTTATGTGCTCTGGCAAGAAGCTTGTATTTCATCCCTCTTCCTTTAGCTCCAGCTATTTGCTCTTTGGTTACTTGATCAATCCCCTGGATCGACAGATCCTTCAGCGAATAATGAGTGCCAAGTAAATCATTAGATAATAAGAGAATTTTACAAGCACTATCGATCCCTTTTACATCCAAATCCGGATTGGTTTCCGCGATGCCCTTCTGCTGGGCCGTTAGCAAGGCTTCTTCAAAAGAAAGACCATCTTCCTGCATGCGGGTTAAGATATAATTAGTCGTCCCGTTAAGGATCCCTTCGATCCCCACGATTTCGCTGCCGGCTAAACTGATTTCACCAATATCCTTTGTTGGCAAGGCGGCGGCCGTTGCCCCGCTATATTTTACTCTCACCTTGTTGGCTTTGGCCGCCTCGAAAACCGTATCATACCGTGCCACAAGCGCACCTTTGGAAATGGCTATAACATCCATCCGATTACGGAATGCTGTCATGATGTGGGTAAAACCCGGCTCGCCCCTCTCTACATCCGTAGGGGCAGCTTCTACCAATACATCCGCTTTCCCATAACGGGTCGTAAGTGGCATGTGAAAGTTTCGAGCATAATCCGCTAGCGATTGGGACCCCGGCCTGGCTTCAGACAGACTATCGAGGCGTAGTCCTTCCTCCGAACCAATAAAACC contains:
- a CDS encoding homoserine dehydrogenase, giving the protein MRQIRIVLTGFGTVGREFIRLIKEKSERIKENYNLELRLVAVGGRDGFIGSEEGLRLDSLSEARPGSQSLADYARNFHMPLTTRYGKADVLVEAAPTDVERGEPGFTHIMTAFRNRMDVIAISKGALVARYDTVFEAAKANKVRVKYSGATAAALPTKDIGEISLAGSEIVGIEGILNGTTNYILTRMQEDGLSFEEALLTAQQKGIAETNPDLDVKGIDSACKILLLSNDLLGTHYSLKDLSIQGIDQVTKEQIAGAKGRGMKYKLLARAHKQEGNVHISIAPMEIGPGHLLAAVDDTNKGIVFQTDTMGEVCVLGGSSSPRGAAAAALKDLINLYRDH